A section of the Cryobacterium soli genome encodes:
- a CDS encoding monovalent cation/H+ antiporter complex subunit F yields MTPMDIVAVVAGILFGAGALAAVYRIIRGPSVLDRVIASDVLVATIICALGAEMAFNRHTDNLPVLLVLALFAVLGSLSVARFLPGRDRA; encoded by the coding sequence ATGACCCCCATGGACATCGTTGCCGTCGTCGCCGGAATCCTGTTCGGCGCCGGCGCCCTGGCCGCCGTCTACCGCATCATCCGTGGACCGAGCGTGCTCGACCGGGTGATCGCCTCCGACGTGCTCGTGGCCACCATCATCTGCGCCCTGGGCGCCGAGATGGCGTTCAACCGGCACACCGACAACCTGCCGGTGCTGCTCGTGCTGGCCCTCTTCGCGGTGCTCGGCTCGCTCAGCGTGGCCCGGTTCCTGCCCGGACGGGACCGCGCATGA
- a CDS encoding Na+/H+ antiporter subunit E, producing the protein MSSVRERLGGLISQLPLFLGLVLLWSLLWGKFSWLNLVTGAVFAAVVSVVFYLPAVQLSGRINLWRSVWLFVKLIWDIVRASVDVSWLALGPGYTPSNAILAVHLRTRSDLILTWTAVATSIVPGSIVVDIERVDSTLYLHVINMHDEVEADAFRARVLATERRIVMAFGSREDVERVCQVRADEERSDGAPGAPGPHAPHGPGTPSSTGPENGATV; encoded by the coding sequence GTGAGCAGCGTACGCGAACGCCTCGGCGGACTGATCAGCCAGCTGCCCCTGTTCCTCGGCCTGGTGCTGCTCTGGTCGTTGCTCTGGGGCAAGTTCTCCTGGCTGAACCTCGTCACCGGCGCGGTCTTCGCGGCCGTGGTCTCCGTCGTGTTCTACCTGCCTGCGGTGCAGCTCAGCGGCCGGATCAACCTGTGGCGCAGCGTCTGGCTGTTCGTCAAACTGATCTGGGACATCGTGCGGGCATCCGTGGATGTGTCCTGGCTCGCCCTCGGACCGGGCTACACGCCGAGCAACGCGATCCTGGCCGTGCACCTGCGCACCCGGAGTGACCTGATCCTCACCTGGACCGCCGTGGCCACCTCGATCGTGCCGGGCTCCATCGTGGTGGACATCGAGCGGGTCGACTCGACCCTGTACCTGCACGTCATCAACATGCACGACGAGGTGGAGGCCGACGCCTTCCGCGCCCGGGTGCTCGCGACCGAACGTCGTATCGTGATGGCCTTCGGTTCGCGCGAAGATGTGGAGCGGGTCTGCCAGGTGCGCGCCGACGAGGAACGCAGCGACGGTGCCCCCGGCGCCCCTGGCCCGCACGCCCCGCACGGCCCCGGCACGCCCTCCTCCACCGGTCCCGAGAACGGAGCCACCGTATGA
- the mnhG gene encoding monovalent cation/H(+) antiporter subunit G, with product MSAVWSDVVTAVLVLLAAVMCLAAGVGLLRFPDVLTRLHSATKPQILGLMAVTLDIAVTNFSVGTVTLVVAIVLFQSLTAPMAAHLVARAAYQTDHLRPDLLVLDELRDARG from the coding sequence ATGAGCGCCGTCTGGAGCGACGTGGTCACCGCCGTCCTGGTGCTGCTCGCCGCCGTGATGTGCCTGGCCGCCGGCGTCGGCCTGCTCCGCTTCCCCGACGTGCTCACCCGGCTGCACTCGGCCACGAAGCCCCAGATCCTCGGCCTGATGGCGGTCACCCTCGACATCGCGGTGACGAACTTCAGCGTCGGCACCGTCACCCTCGTCGTCGCGATCGTGCTGTTCCAGTCGCTCACCGCGCCGATGGCGGCGCACCTGGTGGCCCGTGCCGCGTACCAGACCGACCACCTGCGGCCGGATTTGCTGGTGCTCGACGAGCTCCGGGACGCACGCGGCTGA
- a CDS encoding Na+/H+ antiporter subunit D produces the protein MNVLVPLVVAIPLLGAALAIALGRRSRYQVAVSVLTLSAVVVISSILLVLVDQHGPAVVNVGGWQPPFGIVLVVDRLSAIMLLVSALMLLGVLLFAVGQGIVDSNRETPVSIFHPTYLVLSAGLFNAFIAGDLFNMYVGFEMLLSASYVLLTLGGTGARIRAGVTYIVVSLISSILFLSAIALIYGATGTVTLALLAERIPQLPGDVQMILGLMLLIAFSVKAAVFPLSFWLPDSYPTAPAPVTAVFAGLLTKVGVYAILRTQTLLFPDNQFSLPLMIVALLTMVIGIFGALAQADIKRLLSFTLVSHIGYMIFGIALGTEAAIAATIFYVVHHIMIQTTLFLCAGLIERIGGTTSLARLGGMLKAAPLVAVLFFIGALNLGGIPPFSGFLGKVALFDAGVQVGGALSYVLLAGGAATSLLTLYALARAWNMAFWRPRRDVENYDSAVLDALQDDPHDEGTVTTKTTSALMTAATATMLALTVSLTVFAGPAFDLATRAAENISDPSVYIDAVFPGGTP, from the coding sequence ATGAACGTACTCGTGCCCCTCGTCGTCGCCATCCCGCTTCTCGGTGCCGCCCTCGCCATCGCGCTCGGCCGCCGCTCCCGCTACCAGGTGGCCGTGAGCGTGCTCACGCTCTCCGCGGTCGTCGTGATCAGCAGCATCCTGTTGGTGCTCGTCGACCAGCACGGCCCGGCCGTGGTGAACGTGGGCGGCTGGCAGCCACCGTTCGGCATCGTGCTCGTCGTGGACCGTCTGTCGGCCATCATGCTGCTCGTGTCGGCCCTGATGCTGCTCGGCGTGCTGCTCTTCGCCGTGGGCCAGGGCATCGTCGACAGCAACCGGGAGACCCCGGTGTCGATCTTCCACCCCACCTATCTGGTGCTGTCGGCGGGTCTGTTCAACGCGTTCATCGCCGGCGACCTGTTCAACATGTACGTGGGCTTCGAGATGCTGCTCTCGGCCAGTTACGTGCTGCTCACCCTCGGCGGCACGGGGGCGCGAATCCGGGCCGGCGTCACGTACATCGTCGTCAGCCTGATCTCGTCGATCCTGTTCCTGTCGGCCATCGCGCTCATCTACGGCGCGACCGGAACAGTGACGCTGGCGCTGCTGGCCGAGCGCATCCCGCAGCTGCCCGGGGACGTGCAGATGATCCTCGGGCTGATGCTGCTCATCGCGTTCAGCGTGAAGGCGGCCGTGTTCCCGCTGTCGTTCTGGCTGCCGGATTCGTACCCGACCGCGCCGGCCCCGGTCACGGCGGTATTCGCGGGCCTGCTCACCAAGGTGGGCGTGTACGCCATCCTGCGCACCCAGACGTTGTTGTTCCCCGACAACCAGTTCTCGCTGCCGCTGATGATCGTGGCGCTGCTCACCATGGTGATCGGCATCTTCGGCGCGCTCGCCCAGGCCGACATCAAACGGTTGCTGTCGTTCACCCTGGTGAGCCACATCGGTTACATGATCTTCGGTATCGCCCTTGGCACCGAGGCGGCGATCGCGGCCACCATCTTCTACGTCGTGCACCACATCATGATCCAGACCACGCTGTTCCTCTGCGCGGGCCTGATCGAACGTATCGGCGGCACCACCTCTCTGGCCCGCTTGGGCGGGATGCTCAAGGCCGCGCCGCTGGTCGCCGTCCTGTTCTTCATCGGAGCGCTCAACCTCGGCGGCATCCCGCCGTTCTCCGGGTTCCTCGGCAAGGTGGCCCTGTTCGACGCGGGTGTGCAGGTGGGCGGCGCCCTCAGCTACGTGCTGCTCGCCGGGGGAGCGGCCACCTCGCTGCTCACCCTGTACGCGCTGGCCCGCGCCTGGAACATGGCGTTCTGGCGACCGCGACGGGACGTGGAGAACTACGACTCCGCCGTGCTCGACGCCCTGCAGGACGACCCGCACGACGAGGGCACGGTCACCACCAAGACCACCTCCGCGCTGATGACCGCGGCGACCGCCACCATGCTCGCCCTCACCGTGAGCCTGACCGTCTTCGCCGGCCCTGCATTCGACCTGGCCACCCGCGCCGCGGAGAACATCTCCGACCCGTCGGTCTACATCGACGCCGTCTTCCCGGGAGGCACCCCGTGA